Proteins encoded in a region of the Antedon mediterranea chromosome 2, ecAntMedi1.1, whole genome shotgun sequence genome:
- the LOC140039824 gene encoding uncharacterized protein — protein sequence MFNAPDYTTNLSRTLPLISKQITDLNGQEWRGYKLRVFFFGDYDFLVRIYGLYSPNGRYCCLFCTSTKDDINKGIKREPRCLQNMSEDYAKFIDSGSKEDKSKDVSRNIVRAPMVNVDIDHVSIPCLHISLGVFKKLYDLLECEAHEMDKQLYKFRQHNPSAESRNNFELCIAQSALKLEASKKQIAILEDEIVTIEDNMTIAQLGQSASAISSKTQKIKELKETIEKDQLKHGMGPIACSMDLVLKENRVDRRAYHGKAFNGNHVHKCCKVNCTFNI from the exons ATGTTTAATGCACCAGACTACACCACTAATTTATCTAGAACACTCCCACTCATCAGCAAACAAATCACAGATTTGAATGGACAAGAGTGGAG agGTTATAAACTGCGGGTCTTCTTTTTTGGAGATTATGATTTTCTAGTCCGAATATATGGGCTATATTCACCTAATG GAAGATACTGTTGTTTGTTTTGCACATCAACAAAAGATGACATAAACAAGGGAATTAAAAGGGAACCGAGATGTCTACAGAATATGTCTGAAGATTATGCCAAATTTATTGACTCTGGGTCAAAAGAGGACAAAAGTAAGGATGTTTCTAGAAACATTGTACGGGCGCCAATGGTTAATGTAGATATTGACCAT GTATCAATACCATGTCTTCACATTTCACTTGgagtttttaaaaaactttatgATTTGCTGGAATGTGAAGCCCATGAGATGGACAAACAACTCTATAAGTTCAG ACAACATAATCCATCAGCAGAGAGCAGAAACAATTTTGAGCTCTGCATTGCTCAAAGTGCCTTAAAACTAGAAGCAAGCAAAAAACAAATTGCGATACTAGAAGATGAAATAGTTACTATCGAGGACAATATGACTATTGCCCAGCTGGGACAGTCTGCCAGTGCCATTTCATCAAAGACTCAGAAAATTAAAGAACTC AAAGAAACAATAGAGAAAGATCAACTAAAACATGGTATGGGGCCCATTGCATGTTCAATGGATTTGGTGCTGAAAGAAAATCGAGTAGACCGAAGAGCATACCACGGCAAGGCTTTCAATGGCAATCACGTCCATAAATGTTGTAAGGTAAATTGCACATTTAATATCTAA